A portion of the Macaca nemestrina isolate mMacNem1 chromosome 19, mMacNem.hap1, whole genome shotgun sequence genome contains these proteins:
- the LOC105478901 gene encoding gamma-soluble NSF attachment protein, with amino-acid sequence MAAQKINEGLEHLAKAEKYLKTGFLKWKPDYDSAASEYGKAAVAFKNAKQFEQAKDACLREAIAHENNRALFHAAKAYEQAGMMLKEMQKLPEAVQLIEKASMMYLENGTPDTAAMALERAGKLIENVDPEKAVQLYQQTANVFENEERLRQAVELLGKASRLLVRGRRFDEAALSIQKEKNIYKEIENYPTCYKKTIAQVLVHLHRNDYVAAERCVRESYSIPGFNGSEDCAALEQLLEGYDQQDQDQVSDVCNSPLFKYMDNDYAKLGLSLVVPGGGIKKKSPATPQAKPDGVTATAAEEEEDEYSGGLC; translated from the exons ATGGCGGCCCAGAAGATAAACGAGGGGCTGGAACACCTCGCCAAAGCAGAGAAATA CCTGAAAACtggttttttaaaatggaagCCAGATTATGACAGTGCCGCTTCTGAATATGGAAAAGCAG ctgttgcttttaaaaatgccaaaCAGTTTGAGCAAGCAAAAGACGCCTGCCTGAGGGAAGCTATTGCCCATGAAAATAATAGGGC TCTTTTCCATGCTGCCAA AGCTTATGAGCAAGCTGGAATGATGTTGAAG GAGATGCAGAAACTACCGGAGGCTGTTCAGCTAATTGAGAAAGCCAGCATGATGTATCTAGAAAACGGCACCCCAGACACTGCAGCCATGGCTTTGGAGCGAGCTGGAAA GCTTATAGAAAATGTTGATCCAGAGAAGGCTGTACAGTTATATCAACAGACAGCTAATGTGTTTGAA AATGAAGAACGCTTACGGCAGGCAGTTGAATTACTAGGAAAAGCCTCCAGACTACTAGTACGAGGACGTAG GTTTGATGAGGCGGCACTCtctattcagaaagaaaaaaatatttataaggaaATTGAGAATTATCCAACTTGTTATAAG aaaacaattGCTCAAGTCTTAGTTCATCTCCACAGAAATGACTATGTAGCTGCAGAAAGGTGTGTCCGGGAGAGCTATAG catccCCGGGTTCAATGGCAGTGAAGACTGTGCTGCGCTGGAACAGCTTCTTGAAGGTTATGACCAGCAGGACCAAGATCAAGTGTCAGATGTCTGCAACTCACCGCTTTTCAAGTACATGGACAATGAT TATGCTAAGCTGGGCCTGAGTTTGGTGGTTCCAGGAGGGGGAATCAAGAAGAAATCACCCGCAACACCACAGGCCAAGCCTGATGGTGTCACTGCCACAGCTGCTGAAGAAGAGGAAGACGAATACTCAGGAGGACTATGCTAG